The following are encoded together in the Vibrio zhugei genome:
- a CDS encoding IS30 family transposase: protein MNYQQLTEGRRYQISALLERGISVPEIAKTVQCHRSTVYRELKRGRKGEHYCPNEAQMSSTKKRKTARKYRIPKERVDFIRLLLETDWSPEQISNVLTKIGASVSHEWIYRFVAQDKRLGGKLYRHLRQGHKRYRRGKQEKAPAIKNAVSIDDRPSIVDSKERFGDWEIDTVLGKHGTGAMVTILERKTRFYVVKKVPSKSADDVTKATIELLKPYKKHVHTITADNGREFAGHETIAKELKADVYFAHPYSSWERGANENANGLLRQYVKKGTDLTTVTDIDIEFALSRINYRPRKCLGFKQAAIIFEEMALAS, encoded by the coding sequence ATGAATTATCAACAGTTGACCGAAGGCAGAAGATACCAGATTTCTGCTCTTTTGGAACGGGGAATTTCGGTTCCTGAAATAGCTAAAACAGTTCAGTGCCACCGCTCGACGGTATACCGTGAGCTTAAACGCGGTCGGAAGGGAGAGCATTATTGCCCTAACGAAGCCCAGATGTCGTCTACCAAAAAGCGCAAAACAGCACGTAAATACCGAATACCAAAGGAACGTGTCGATTTTATCCGCCTTCTTTTAGAAACAGATTGGAGTCCAGAGCAGATTTCTAATGTATTAACGAAAATTGGTGCATCTGTCAGTCATGAGTGGATCTATCGCTTTGTTGCTCAAGATAAACGCTTGGGCGGTAAGTTATATCGTCACTTGAGACAAGGTCATAAGCGGTATCGCCGAGGTAAACAAGAGAAAGCTCCAGCGATAAAAAATGCCGTTTCGATTGATGATAGACCAAGCATCGTTGACAGTAAGGAGCGGTTTGGTGACTGGGAAATCGACACTGTGCTAGGTAAGCATGGTACAGGTGCAATGGTGACTATTTTAGAGCGTAAGACTCGATTTTACGTGGTAAAGAAAGTGCCATCTAAGTCAGCGGATGATGTCACCAAAGCGACAATAGAGCTACTGAAGCCCTATAAGAAACATGTCCATACCATTACGGCAGATAACGGGCGAGAGTTTGCAGGTCATGAAACCATCGCAAAAGAATTAAAGGCTGATGTGTACTTTGCTCATCCGTACAGTTCTTGGGAGCGTGGTGCTAATGAGAATGCGAACGGTCTTTTAAGGCAATATGTGAAGAAAGGAACCGATCTAACGACAGTGACGGACATCGATATAGAGTTCGCTTTATCGCGGATAAATTACCGTCCGAGAAAGTGTTTAGGCTTCAAGCAGGCAGCCATTATATTTGAGGAGATGGCTTTAGCTTCTTGA